In the genome of Natronorubrum daqingense, the window TGCGTCACGGCTTCCGACGGTTTACATGGCGAACGACATCCCTGAGCAGGAGCCTTATTCTGAAAAATTACGGGTACCGGAGGCGCTAACGTTCGACGATGTCCTCTTGCGGCCCAAAGAGAGTCGTGTCGAACCAGACGACGCGGACCTCACCGCACACGTCTCGAGGAACGTCGAGGTGTCGGTGCCGATTCTCTCGGCGGCCATGGACACCGTTACGGAAAGTGGCATGGCCATCGCGATGGCTCGACACGGCGGACTCGGCGTCCTCCACCGGAACATGAACGTCGATCAGATGGTCGAAGAGATCGAGCGCGTCAAGAGCGCGGACGAACTCATCATCCCCCTCGATTCGGTCGTCACCGCGGACCCGGAGATGACGGTCCGTGAAGTCGACGAACGGATGGCACGAGAGGGCGTCGGCGGCGCACCGGTCGTGAACACGAACGGCGAAGTGTTGGGAATCATCTCGAGTACGGACATCCGGCCCCACCTCGAGGTTAACGAAGACGACGAGGTCACGGCAGCGATGACCGACGAGGTCATTACGGCGTCTGACGACATCGATCCACGCGACGCGTTCGACCTGATGTACGAACACAAGATCGAGCGCGTCCCGGTCGTCGACGACGAGAACCTTCTCGTCGGCCTCGTGACGATGCAGGGTATCCTCCAGCGCCGGGAGTATCAGGAAGCGGTCCGCGACGACGACGGCCGACTCCGCTGTGGCGTCGCCGTCAGTCCCTTCGAGCACGACCGGGCGACCGCCGCGGACGAGGCGGGTGCGGACGTGTTGTTCATCGACACCGCCCACGCGCACAACCTGAACGTCATCGACGGCGCTCGAGAGATCAAGGAGTCCGTCGACGCGGACGTCGTCGTCGGAAACGTCGGGACGCGCGAAGCGGCGGCGGACCTCGTCGACTTCGCGGACGGAATTAAAGTCGGCATCGGACCGGGGTCGATCTGTACGACGCGAGTCGTCTCCGGTTCGGGGATGCCCCAGATCACGGCGGTCGCGCAGGTCGCAGACGTAGCGAGCGAACACGACATTCCGGTGATCGCCGACGGCGGTATCCGCTACTCCGGCGACGCGATTAAAGCGATTGCCGCCGGTGCGAACGCCGTCATGCTCGGCTCGTACTTCGCGGGGACCGACGAGGCCCCCGGACGCGTCGTGACGATGAACGGCAAGAAGTACAAACAGTACCGCGGCATGGGCAGCGTCGGTGCGATGAAATCCGGCGACAGCGACCGATACCTCAAGGACGAACCGGACGAAGACGACGAGTACGTGCCGGAGGGTGTCGAGGCCGCAACGCCGTACAAGGGCACGCTCAAGTCCGAACTCCACCAACTTGCAGGCGGAATGCAGTCTGGAATGGGATACGTCGGTGCGGCGACGATTCCCGAGTTCAAACAACGCAGCGAGTTCGTCCGCGTCTCCTCGGCCGGACAGGCCGAGGGCCACGCCCACGACGTCGTCATCACCGACGAAGCGCCGAACTACTCGCCCGACAGCGACTGATCGGTTCGGCTCCTACCTCGAGTCGGAGTAGCCCAGTTCGGTCCGCCGAATCTTTCCGGTCGTCGTTGTCGGCAGTTCGTCCCGGAACTCGAGTTCGCGCGGATACTCGTACTCGGCCAACGTCTCTCGAACCAACTTCTGAATGTCGGTCCGCAGGTCGTCGGTTCCCGACACGCCGTCGACGGGTTGAACGACCGCCTTGATGATCTCGCCGCGCGTCTCGTCCGGCACGCCGACGACGCCGACCTGCCCGACGCCCTCGTGCTCGAGGATGGACTCCTCGACCTCCCGCGGCGCAACACGGTAGCCGCTCGTGATGATGAGGTCGTCGTCTCTCGAGGCGAACCAGAGGTAACCGTCCGCGTCGCGCTCGGCGAGGTCGCCCGTGAGGTGCCAGACATTTCCGTCCGGCCCGTCCTCGAGGGTCACTCGCTCGGTTCTCTCGGGTGCGTTCCAGTACTCCCGGAAGACCACGGGGTCGTCGCCGCGTCGGACGGCGATTTCTCCGATCTCGCCCGGTTCGACTCGCTCACCGGTATCGGAGTCGAGCACGGCGACGTCGTGACCCGGCACCGGCTTGCCCATGCTGCCCGGTTTCGCGGCGAACCACTCTCGGCAGTTCGTGACGAGTAGATTCGCCTCCGTCTGGCCGTAGAGTTCGTTGACGACCACGCCCTCGAGTTCCGACTCAGCCCACTCCAGAATTTCCGGGGTCAACGGTTCGCCACCGGAGCAGATCGCCTCGAGCGAGAGGTCGTAGCGCTCGGTCGGTTCGTCGACGCCCATTAGCATCCGGATCGCGGTCGGCGGGAGGAAGGCGTTCGTGACGTCGAACCCGCCCAGGATGTCGAACGCGCGTTCGGGATCGAACGACCCCATCGGGTGGCCTACCACAGGCCGGCCGTAGTGCCAGGCGGGGAAGACGAGATCGCCGAGCGCGCCGATCCAGGCCCAGTCGGCAGGCGTCCAGTAGACGGTGTCTTCGCTGTGAACGTTCCGCTCGAAGTACAGCTGAAACGCCGGACAGTGGCCGAGCCAGACGCCGTGGGTGTGGAGGACGCCCTTTGGCTTGCCGGTGCTCCCGCTCGTGTACATCACGATCGCGGGGGTGTCGACGTCGGTGTCGGCGAGTTCGACCGCCGTGTCGTCCCAGTCGACGGCGTCGACGAACGGTTCGACCGAGGCGCTCCCTGCGTCGTCACGTTCGTTGCGCCCCTCGTCGCCGACGACGAGGACGTGTTCGAGGTCGGAACAGTCCGGCGCAACCTCGAGCATCGTCCCTCGCTGGCTCTCGTCGACGACGGCTACTCGGGCCTCGCTGTCGGTCAATCGGTAGCGGAGCGCGTCGTCGCCGAATAGCACCGACAGCGGGAGCGAAATTGCTCCCAACTTCCAGCATGCGAGGTGCGTGAGTACGTTCGCGGGCTTTTGCGGGACGACGACGGCTACGCGGTCGCCGCGTTCGACGCCGCGGGACTCGAGGGCGCTCGCGACGGCGTTCGATCGCCCGTCGAGGTCGGCGAAGCTGTACGTTTGGTGGCCGCCGTCCGACGCGACCTGATAGAGGGCCACCTGCTTGCCGTCGGCGT includes:
- the guaB gene encoding IMP dehydrogenase, with product MANDIPEQEPYSEKLRVPEALTFDDVLLRPKESRVEPDDADLTAHVSRNVEVSVPILSAAMDTVTESGMAIAMARHGGLGVLHRNMNVDQMVEEIERVKSADELIIPLDSVVTADPEMTVREVDERMAREGVGGAPVVNTNGEVLGIISSTDIRPHLEVNEDDEVTAAMTDEVITASDDIDPRDAFDLMYEHKIERVPVVDDENLLVGLVTMQGILQRREYQEAVRDDDGRLRCGVAVSPFEHDRATAADEAGADVLFIDTAHAHNLNVIDGAREIKESVDADVVVGNVGTREAAADLVDFADGIKVGIGPGSICTTRVVSGSGMPQITAVAQVADVASEHDIPVIADGGIRYSGDAIKAIAAGANAVMLGSYFAGTDEAPGRVVTMNGKKYKQYRGMGSVGAMKSGDSDRYLKDEPDEDDEYVPEGVEAATPYKGTLKSELHQLAGGMQSGMGYVGAATIPEFKQRSEFVRVSSAGQAEGHAHDVVITDEAPNYSPDSD
- a CDS encoding acyl-CoA synthetase produces the protein MTYTVTVDGESYEAARESFSWDVPEGFNAAADLVGKHADGKQVALYQVASDGGHQTYSFADLDGRSNAVASALESRGVERGDRVAVVVPQKPANVLTHLACWKLGAISLPLSVLFGDDALRYRLTDSEARVAVVDESQRGTMLEVAPDCSDLEHVLVVGDEGRNERDDAGSASVEPFVDAVDWDDTAVELADTDVDTPAIVMYTSGSTGKPKGVLHTHGVWLGHCPAFQLYFERNVHSEDTVYWTPADWAWIGALGDLVFPAWHYGRPVVGHPMGSFDPERAFDILGGFDVTNAFLPPTAIRMLMGVDEPTERYDLSLEAICSGGEPLTPEILEWAESELEGVVVNELYGQTEANLLVTNCREWFAAKPGSMGKPVPGHDVAVLDSDTGERVEPGEIGEIAVRRGDDPVVFREYWNAPERTERVTLEDGPDGNVWHLTGDLAERDADGYLWFASRDDDLIITSGYRVAPREVEESILEHEGVGQVGVVGVPDETRGEIIKAVVQPVDGVSGTDDLRTDIQKLVRETLAEYEYPRELEFRDELPTTTTGKIRRTELGYSDSR